In Astatotilapia calliptera chromosome 20, fAstCal1.2, whole genome shotgun sequence, one genomic interval encodes:
- the LOC113013364 gene encoding uncharacterized protein LOC113013364: protein MEPGPEYEARGARPKRHARPPVRYADYEVEYPGYISQAYREDVELRHQEDKARMTSLASPFSCNLASPQWRRDAILHETASRYGAQSQQHIQENQLAPQLYPERWHGEQAYDHSTPLPFVLPYTHPNKEVSAELEDIRQERHLVQQSQQRMSSDLVELKALRAEMRQLVEAVQSMQGPSSLQTSKSMQSPLPGDAPEIEEDDDWPAPPPWPDPIEEAPLPSDPPVLNPHRQDACMFPAIKTEAMAIPPANMVVDHPGQSLSSDPPPALRFPDKASHNSPPWFKPVHLPPRPGSFPLGGSKHPRAAYGDSKTEHGCNPASPEQQFNLSSPQPLPDRPNPGRTPITSETVYRGPRPTIPNFSSRDPSEFARLKMALGNLLPEDTTELFKYQVLVDHLHLEEARLIADAYLNSATPFTDTMEALNDKFGQPHQIVLRRIAAMMDSPDIRRGDVSAFERFALQIQSLVGMLRTLGPEGEVELHCGSHVARLLSKLPPEQRAEFRRCMFQQGVRMHTLADLAGWLKYESWCQDSEGQLAVKGTKEKQWPRPEGRQGRRSITVLHGAKEVMTNPQALRPGGVASKNKPYCPFCNTEEHYLSQCTMVSKLTKDQLTEWIKSNKRCWRCARSHQAAQCNLRKTCSLCQGKHLQVLHDVNVRTPKGSLTTAVVSGDSKAATDVLYLDRPTEGCKVLLKIVKVCIHYGKRTISTYAVLDDGSERTMLLPEAAEKLGMQGIAEDVPLRTIRQDVQTLRGESVSFSVSSPSRPRTRFKIAGAFTAARIGLAGHTYPMEQLRERYKHLIGLPIHTLLNVKPLLLIGSDHPHLVTPVEPVRLGPPGGPAAIRTRLGWALQGPASIVGQLTQPQQCLLTSVAPQVSELMKHVEKLWQVDIVPFRNEKLVTRSRQDQEAICILETRTVRIEVEGIRRYATPLLRRKGMPLLQATKDAVMPSLRGVERRLAKDPERAEAYKVEMEKLIKAGSIIKCGSGTPVTEGQEAWYIPHHMVSHNGKNRLVFNCSFQYRGQNLNDYLLPGPTLGASLLGVLLRFREHAVAVSGDIKGMFHQVHLLPEDRALLRFVWRDISDESPPAVYEWRVLPFGTTCSPCCATFALQCHVMDNSQPDDDVRLSVERCFYVDNCLQSFPTVEEARKLVDRLRAILASAGFDLRQWASNERDVISQLPQESCSASVELWLAQNKVDTPESTLGLSWLFHTDVLGYKHRQVPYAVPTMRNIYKVLASQYDPLGFILPYTTRAKVIIRHLWDKQRGWDDPHLPQELMQQWTAWEEELQFLPEITLPRPYVPKEVDPFSCQREVHIFCDASEEAYGSVAYLRTTGRNGEVHLSFLVARSRVAPKRFHSMPRLELCAALTGAQLSQVLERELTLRIDQTVLWSDSTTVLTWLRSESCRFKVFVGTRVAEIQELTDRHSWRYVDSGRNPADDVTRGKKLKELAVPNRWSQGPSFLLRSPDSWPEDLTVDQAGDASELRKAVFCGTTATTPSGQPTSDLSRYKTWSEMLEVTARELHGAAQPDGHPTVEDYRKAERLILQRAQMDSFLEEYNLLKVGKPVPRSSRLLSLSPEVDETRQLICVGGRLRRSEDLALETLHPIILDPSHPVTKLLIQDFDRRLHHPGPERVFAELRRSYWILRGREAVRRYQHLCADCQRWRARPTVPRMADLPAARLRLYKPAFYSTGMDCFGPFEVKVGRRIEKRWGIIFKCLTTRAVHLDVLNTIDADAFLMALRRFVARRGTPAELFSDQGTNFRGGERELRETFLKMAPELQQLLAPQRISFRFNPPGAPHFGGAWEREIRSVKYALYATVGAQSVPEEVLRTVLTEVEGILNSKPLGYVSSDARDADPVTPNVLLMGRPDGSLPQVVYPESELLSRRRWKHSQVLADHFWSRFIRQYIPSLQTRQKWQTTAADLAEDSVVMIADPQLPRALWPVGRVIKTHPSPDGRIRSADVKVKERVYTRPVARLVVLPALPSGEDEDSSASNSPQP, encoded by the coding sequence ATGGAACCAGGCCCAGAGTACGAGGCTCGTGGCGCACGCCCCAAACGACATGCTCGCCCACCTGTGCGCTACGCAGATTATGAGGTGGAGTACCCAGGCTACATTAGCCAGGCATATAGAGAGGATGTAGAGCTCAGACACCAAGAGGACAAGGCCAGGAtgacctccctcgcttcccccttTAGCTGCAACCTAGCCAGCCCTCAGTGGAGGCGGGATGCTATTCTCCATGAGACGGCCTCGCGCTATGGAGCTCAGAGCCAACAGCACATTCAGGAGAATCAGCTAGCCCCCCAGCTGTATCCAGAGAGATGGCATGGGGAACAAGCCTATGATCACTCTACTCCTCTACCCTTCGTGCTCCCCTATACACATCCAAATAAGGAAGTAAGTGCAGAGTTAGAGGATATCCGTCAGGAGCGCCACCTCGTCCAGCAGAGCCAGCAACGTATGTCATCAGATCTGGTCGAACTCAAGGCACTGCGGGCAGAAATGAGACAGTTAGTGGAAGCTGTCCAGAGCATGCAGGGCCCATCTTCTCTCCAAACCAGTAAGTCAATGCAGTCACCGCTACCGGGTGATGCACCAGAGATTGAGGAGGATGATGACTGGCCTGCCCCACCACCGTGGCCAGATCCAATTGAGGAAGCGCCACTGCCTAGTGACCCACCAGTGTTGAACCCCCATCGCCAAGATGCATGTATGTTTCCAGCCATTAAGACAGAGGCAATGGCAATCCCACCTGCTAATATGGTCGTGGACCACCCAGGACAGAGTCTGTCATCAGATCCTCCACCAGCTCTCAGGTTTCCAGATAAAGCCTCCCATAATTCACCTCCCTGGTTCAAGCCGGTTCATCTCCCACCTCGCCCAGGCAGTTTCCCACTGGGTGGGTCCAAGCATCCGCGCGCCGCCTATGGGGACAGTAAGACTGAGCATGGCTGTAATCCAGCATCCCCTGAGCAGCAGTTCAATCTGTCCTCTCCACAGCCACTGCCGGACAGACCGAATCCGGGCAGGACTCCTATCACCTCAGAGACAGTTTACCGTGGTCCCCGCCCAACAATCCCCAACTTCTCCAGTCGAGACCCTAGTGAGTTTGCTAGGCTTAAGATGGCATTGGGGAATCTTCTGCCTGAGGACACGACTGAGCTGTTCAAGTATCAAGTGTTGGTTGATCACCTGCACCTAGAGGAGGCCAGATTAATAGCCGATGCTTACCTCAACTCTGCCACACCCTTCACTGATACGATGGAGGCCCTCAATGACAAATTCGGCCAACCACATCAGATAGTGCTGAGGCGTATTGCTGCGATGATGGACTCACCTGACATCAGACGTGGAGACGTCTCGGCATTTGAGAGATTTGCCCTCCAGATACAGTCACTGGTGGGGATGTTAAGGACACTAGGCCCAGAAGGAGAAGTGGAACTACACTGTGGTTCACATGTTGCTCGTCTGCTTAGTAAACTACCCCCCGAGCAGAGAGCGGAGTTCCGCCGCTGCATGTTCCAACAAGGTGTGAGGATGCATACCTTGGCAGATCTCGCAGGGTGGCTCAAGTATGAGTCCTGGTGCCAAGACTCTGAAGGGCAGCTAGCAGTGAAAGGGACAAAGGAGAAACAGTGGCCCAGGCCTGAGGGGCGCCAGGGTAGGAGATCCATCACAGTCCTTCATGGTGCAAAGGAGGTAATGACGAACCCACAGGCTTTGAGGCCAGGTGGTGTGGCCAGTAAGAACAAGCCATACTGTCCATTCTGTAACACGGAAGAGCACTATCTTAGTCAGTGCACAATGGTATCCAAGTTGACAAAGGACCAGCTAACAGAGTGGATAAAGAGTAACAAGAGGTGCTGGCGCTGCGCACGGTCACACCAGGCAGCCCAGTGCAATCTGAGGAAGACTTGCAGCCTCTGCCAAGGGAAGCACCTGCAGGTACTGCATGATGTCAATGTTAGAACACCTAAAGGGTCGCTAACAACAGCGGTGGTGAGCGGTGACTCGAAGGCAGCAACCGACGTCCTGTATCTAGACAGACCCACTGAAGGCTGCAAAGTCCTTCTAAAGATTGTCAAAGTCTGCATTCATTATGGCAAGCGAACAATCAGCACTTATGCTGTACTGGATGACGGGTCAGAGAGGACAATGCTTCTGCCGGAGGCTGCCGAGAAGTTAGGCATGCAAGGGATCGCAGAGGACGTCCCACTGCGCACGATTAGGCAGGACGTGCAGACTCTCAGAGGTGAGTCAGTGTCGTTCTCTGTTTCTTCTCCATCAAGGCCCAGGACCAGGTTCAAGATTGCCGGGGCCTTCACTGCTGCACGCATCGGACTTGCAGGCCACACTTATCCCATGGAGCAACTCAGGGAAAGGTACAAGCACCTGATTGGTCTTCCGATCCACACCTTGTTAAATGTGAAACCTTTGCTACTCATTGGCAGTGACCATCCCCATCTGGTTACCCCCGTTGAACCAGTCAGGCTGGGACCTCCAGGAGGGCCTGCTGCTATTCGTACCAGGCTAGGTTGGGCGCTACAAGGGCCAGCAAGTATAGTTGGCCAGCTTACCCAACCCCAGCAGTGCTTGCTGACTTCTGTTGCACCTCAGGTCAGTGAGTTAATGAAACATGTGGAGAAACTGTGGCAGGTCGACATCGTTCCATTCCGAAACGAGAAGCTTGTTACTCGTTCAAGGCAAGACCAAGAGGCCATATGCATTCTGGAGACCAGAACTGTCAGAATAGAGGTTGAAGGCATACGTCGCTATGCCACCCCACTGCTTCGCCGGAAGGGGATGCCTCTACTGCAGGCAACTAAAGATGCCGTCATGCCAAGTCTACGAGGTGTGGAGAGAAGGCTGGCCAAAGACCCAGAACGAGCTGAGGCCTACAAAGTGGAGATGGAGAAGCTTATCAAGGCTGGCTCCATCATTAAGTGTGGCTCTGGGACACCTGTGACAGAAGGTCAGGAGGCGTGGTACATCCCTCATCACATGGTGAGCCATAATGGCAAGAACCGATTGGTTTTCAACTGCTCATTTCAGTACAGAGGACAGAACTTGAACGACTACCTGCTGCCTGGGCCCACCTTAGGTGCGTCGCTTCTGGGAGTCCTATTGCGCTTCAGAGAGCATGCAGTTGCAGTGAGTGGGGACATTAAAGGCATGTTCCACCAGGTTCATCTCTTACCAGAAGATCGTGCCCTGCTCAGATTCGTCTGGCGAGACATCAGCGACGAGAGCCCTCCAGCAGTCTACGAGTGGCGGGTGCTCCCGTTCGGAACCACGTGTAGCCCCTGCTGTGCCACATTTGCCCTGCAGTGTCATGTCATGGATAACAGCCAGCCAGATGATGACGTGAGACTCTCGGTTGAAAGGTGTTTTTATGTGGACAACTGCCTTCAGAGTTTCCCCACCGTGGAAGAGGCAAGGAAACTTGTCGACAGGTTACGGGCCATCCTAGCCTCAGCAGGTTTCGACCTACGTCAGTGGGCCAGCAATGAACGTGACGTCATCAGTCAGTTACCACAAGAGAGCTGCTCCGCTAGTGTGGAACTATGGCTGGCCCAGAACAAGGTAGATACCCCAGAATCTACCCTGGGATTGAGCTGGCTATTCCACACAGATGTCCTAGGCTACAAGCATCGTCAAGTTCCATATGCAGTCCCCACGATGCGCAATATCTACAAGGTCTTGGCCAGCCAGTACGACCCCCTAGGGTTCATCTTACCCTACACAACCAGAGCGAAGGTAATCATCCGCCATCTTTGGGACAAGCAAAGGGGTTGGGATGACCCACACCTACCTCAGGAGCTTATGCAGCAGTGGACAGCCTGGGAGGAAGAGCTGCAATTTCTACCTGAAATTACTCTTCCCCGACCATATGTGCCTAAGGAAGTGGACCCCTTCAGCTGTCAGAGAGAGGTGCACATATTTTGTGATGCCTCTGAAGAAGCTTATGGCTCAGTAGCTTACCTCCGGACCACTGGCAGAAATGGTGAAGTGCATCTGTCATTCTTGGTGGCCCGTTCCAGGGTTGCCCCTAAGCGGTTCCACTCCATGCCCCGATTGGAGCTCTGTGCTGCACTCACTGGGGCACAGCTCTCACAAGTGCTGGAAAGGGAGCTCACCCTTAGAATCGACCAGACGGTCCTATGGTCCGATTCTACAACAGTGCTGACCTGGCTGAGGTCTGAATCCTGCCGATTTAAGGTCTTCGTGGGCACTCGTGTAGCCGAGATACAAGAGCTGACAGACAGGCACTCCTGGAGATACGTCGACTCTGGAAGGAATCCAGCTGACGATGTGACACGTGGGAAGAAGTTGAAGGAGCTCGCTGTACCAAATAGATGGAGCCAAGGACCATCCTTTCTCCTGCGCAGTCCAGACTCCTGGCCAGAGGATCTCACGGTTGACCAAGCAGGAGATGCCTCGGAGCTGCGCAAAGCTGTGTTCTGTGGGACCACAGCGACTACTCCGTCAGGTCAGCCAACTTCAGATTTGAGCCGCTACAAAACCTGGAGTGAGATGTTAGAGGTTACAGCGCGGGAGCTACATGGGGCGGCCCAACCAGATGGTCATCCCACTGTTGAGGACTATCGCAAGGCGGAGAGGCTGATCCTACAGAGGGCCCAGATGGATAGTTTCCTGGAGGAGTACAACCTGTTGAAAGTCGGTAAGCCAGTTCCCAGGAGCAGTCgtcttctctctctgtcacccGAAGTGGATGAGACCAGACAGCTCATTTGTGTTGGAGGACGACTTCGTCGATCTGAAGATTTGGCTCTGGAGACACTCCATCCGATTATCTTAGACCCAAGCCACCCAGTGACCAAACTCCTGATCCAAGACTTTGATCGCCGCCTCCATCATCCTGGCCCGGAGCGGGTGTTCGCAGAACTTCGGCGCTCCTACTGGATTCTGCGAGGGCGTGAAGCTGTCCGGCGCTACCAACACCTCTGTGCTGATTGTCAAAGGTGGAGAGCTAGACCTACAGTGCCAAGGATGGCAGACCTGCCAGCAGCCCGGCTACGTCTATATAAACCGGCTTTCTACTCTACGGGAATGGACTGCTTCGGGCCGTTTGAGGTCAAGGTTGGTCGGCGTATTGAGAAGAGATGGGGAATCATATTCAAGTGCCTCACCACCAGGGCAGTCCACTTGGATGTTCTTAACACCATTGATGCAGATGCATTCCTGATGGCTCTTCGGCGATTTGTCGCCCGTAGAGGAACACCTGCCGAGTTGTTTTCAGACCAGGGGACCAACTTCAGGGGAGGTGAGAGGGAGCTGCGTGAGACCTTTCTGAAGATGGCCCCGGAACTACAACAGCTTCTAGCACCCCAGAGGATCAGCTTCCGCTTTAATCCTCCAGGTGCCCCACACTTTGGGGGAGCATGGGAAAGGGAGATCCGGTCGGTTAAGTATGCCCTCTATGCCACCGTTGGTGCTCAGTCAGTTCCAGAAGAAGTGCTTCGCACTGTACTCACCGAAGTGGAAGGGATACTCAATAGTAAGCCCCTGGGGTATGTGTCTTCCGATGCCAGAGATGCAGATCCGGTGACTCCTAATGTTCTTCTGATGGGGCGGCCGGATGGATCGCTACCTCAGGTAGTATACCCAGAGAGTGAGCTCCTCAGTCGCCGTCGCTGGAAGCACTCCCAGGTTTTGGCTGACCATTTCTGGTCACGTTTCATTCGTCAGTACATTCCCAGTCTGCAGACTCGCCAGAAGTGGCAAACAACGGCAGCTGATTTGGCTGAGGACTCTGTGGTGATGATCGCTGATCCACAGCTTCCCAGGGCTCTCTGGCCGGTGGGGAGGGTGATTAAAACTCATCCTAGCCCTGATGGACGCATCAGGTCCGCTGACGTGAAGGTGAAGGAGAGAGTCTACACTCGGCCAGTTGCCAGACTGGTTGTCCTCCCTGCGCTGCCCTCTGGAGAAGATGAGGACAGCTCTGCGTCGAACTCACCACAACCCTAG